From the genome of Primulina eburnea isolate SZY01 chromosome 12, ASM2296580v1, whole genome shotgun sequence, one region includes:
- the LOC140806867 gene encoding uncharacterized protein, with protein sequence MSKVATYGEIVERALMAEQDEHEIDRDRQQRRQQYFQKSQGTGQGKKTDSSDYDDWKIRMQAHLAAQDDDMWFVITDGPMKIMKANTAVGVTEGAPQMIEKHRSEWTAEDKKKANLDNVAKDILYKTLDKNMFAKIKTCTTAKEIWEKLTQLCEGNDQTKENKLTVAIQKFDNAKMKPGETLAEFDERFSSIIIELTSLGKEYSNREIALKVMRALPREWDPKKDEKKPENRRRFKNDKKFIKKRNQKVLVAEEDKGKWAETESEKSSSEESSSESEDERVECLMAKEDQEATDEMVFDFNSEEFTREDLVTALNDMVNEFKGLYMKFNEADAEKKDLKNKLTLSSCSQHKEVESLKVKLSLIAAENDDLRKLFHDTLKENKRLLSTINMWNKSSASLDKIHEMQKPAGDRTGLGYGINDCNTSEASTQPLLEKDSLRSIKFVRSSSVYEHDELMVQGIQNINLKNNGRRCGLGYVQSDKSKQFWRKPRPNPTGYEGSTRYHSKIRPYNYYNCRPVQKRYRLNDDNQRPKQHVLHSPESAFDHDYPGTYHKKSARIIQELKKKNIEKSSWFLDSGCSRHMTGNKDLLSEIVDLKGPTITFGDNSKGKAMGKGKITHGKIIIKDVLLVENLCYNLISISQLCDNGYTVEFHKEKCMVKTNAGYTVLTGYRSQNTYRVEWNDQNLNASTCFVALNGNKNWLWHKRLNHLNFKSIATISKLKLVSGLPNVDFAKDKVCNACQLGKQVRTTFKSKGRHSSNRCLDLLHMDLFGPILVMSLGGKKYTLVVIDDYSRFTWVIFLGSKDQTADHLIKLLKRLHNEKRENIDRIRSDRGTEFLNKYLSSYLEDHGIKHELSAARSPQQNGNRLLINKNHEKTPYEIWTDKVPEVGYFRIFGCKCFIHINGKIHLTAFDVKAENGILLGYSAVSKAYRVYNQKSLTVEESIHVVFDESSICHDNSNSNMHDLINNFEAANLEASNDEDEIDIRRTGETIFKENPTGQENCQQTNDQENNHQPQITPLAEEATEQENDIIPPTEEDQYGPCLRWKKDHPLELVIGNPTAPLRTRNQMISEFLQAAFVSQIEPKKIDDALLDTN encoded by the exons actatgatgattggaaaattcgCATGCAGGCACATCTAGCAGCACAGGATGACGATATGTGGTTTGTAATTACTGATGGACCAATGAAGAtaatgaaagcaaacacagctgttggtGTAACTGAAGGTGCTCCTCAAATGATAGAGAAGCACAGATCTGAATGGACCGCTGAAGATAAAAAGAAAGCAAACTTAGACAACGTAGCAAAAGACATTCTCTATAAGACCCTGGATAAGAACATGTTCGCCAAAATCAAGACTTGCACCACTGCAAAAGAAATATGGGAAAAACTCACTCAACTgtgcgaaggaaatgatcagaccaaagaaaacaaactgacaGTGGCTATTCAAAAATTCGACAATGCAAAGATGAAGCCAGGAGAAACTCTTGCAGAATTTGATGAGCGATTCAGCAGCATTATCATCGAACTCACCTCTCTTGGAAAAGAGTACTCCAACAGAGAAATTGCTTTAAAGGTCATGAGAGCTCTTCCCAGAGAGTGGGAT ccaaagaaggatgaaaaGAAGCCGGAAAATAGAAGACGATTCAAAAACGAcaagaaattcatcaagaaaaGGAATCAGaaagttttggttgcagaagaagacaaaggcaAATGGGCTGAAACAGAATCAGAAAAGTCTTCTTCTGAAGAATCTTCGAGTGAAAGTGAAGACGAAAGAGTCGAATGTCTTATGGCCAAGGAAGATCAAGAAGCTACTGATGaaatggtatttgattttaattctgaaGAATTTACACGTGAAGATCTTGTTACAGCACTTaacgacatggtaaatgagttcaAAGGACTATATATGAAATTCAATGAAGCTGATGCAGAAAAGAAAGACTTGAAAAATAAACTAACTCTCTCCAGCTGTTCGCAGCACAAAGAGGTTGAAAGTTTAAAAGTCAAGCTAAGTCTGATAGCAGCTGAGAATGATGATTTACGAAAATTGTTCCATGATActttaaaagaaaacaaacgttTATTAAGCACCATCAACATGTGGAACAAGTCCTCTGCTTCTCTTGATAAGATACATGAAATGCAGAAACCAGCCGGAGATAGAACTGGGCTCGGTTACGGCATAAATGATTGTAATACCTCAGAAGCTTCAACTCAACCGTTGCTAGAAAAAGACAGTTTAAgatcaattaaatttgtcaGATCTAGCTCGGTATATGAACATGATGAGCTTATGGTTCAAGGCATTCAAAACATAAATCTTAAGAACAATGGAAGGCGATGTGGTTTGGGTTATGTTCAGAGTGATAAATCCAAACAATTTTGGCGCAAACCCAGGCCAAATCCAACTGGATACGAAGGGTCAACCAGATATCACTCAAAAATCAGACCTTACAATTACTACAATTGCCGACCAGTTCAAAAGAGGTATAGATTGAATGATGATAATCAAAGGCCCAAACAACATGTACTACATTCACCAGAGTCCGCTTTTGATCATGATTACCCTGGAACATATCACAAAAAATCCGCAAGGATAATTCAA GAACTAAAGAAGAAGAACATAGAAAAGTCATCATGGTTTctagacagtggatgctcaagaCATATGACTGGAAATAAAGATCTCTTATCAGAAATTGTAGATCTCAAAGGACCAACAATCACTTTCGGAGACAACTCTAAAGGTAAAgctatgggtaagggtaagattactcATGGCAAAATTATCATCAAAGATGTTCTGTTAGTAGAAAACTTATGCTACAATCTGATCAGtataagtcaactttgtgacAATGGGTACACGGTTGAATTTCATAAAGAAAAATGCATGGTTAAAACCAATGCAGGTTACACAGTGTTGACTGGTTATCGAAGTCAAAATACTTATAGGGTAGAATGGAATGATCAAAATTTAAATGCGTCTACCTGTTTCGTTGCTttaaatggaaataaaaattggCTATGGCATAAAAGACtaaatcatctaaatttcaaatccatcgCTACCATTAGTAAGCTTAAGCTAGTATCTGGACTGCCTAACGTTGATTTTGCCAAAGATAAAGTATGcaatgcttgtcagcttggaaaACAGGTTCGAACAACCTTTAAAAGCAAAGGTAGACATTCTTCAAATAGATGTCTAGATCTTCTtcacatggatctatttggACCAATCCTGgtaatgagcttagggggaaagaAATACACTCTCGTTGTCATTGATGATTATTCTAGATTTACATGGGTAATATTTCTTGGCTCCAAAGATCAAACTGCTGATCATCTAATCAAGCTGCTCAAGAGACTTCACAATGAAAAGAGGGAAAACATCGACAGAATCAGAAGTGATAgaggaactgaatttctgaACAAATATCTATCATCCTATCTTGAAGATCATGGGATTAAACACGAGCTATCAGCTGCAAGATCGccccaacaaaatgga AATCGATtattgattaataaaaatcatgaaaagactccatatgaaataTGGACCGACAAAGTGCCAGAAGTGGGGTATTTTCGCATCTTTGGCTGTAAGTGCTTTATTCACATAAATGGCAAAATACATCTCACTGCATTTGATGTAAAGGCTGAAAATGGCATCTTACTGGGATACTCAGCAGTAAGTAAAGCATATAGAGTATATAATCAAAAATCTCTCACTGTCGAAGAATCCATACATGTTGTATTCGATGAATCATCCATATGTCAtgacaatagcaatagcaacatGCATGatctaataaataattttgaagctGCTAATCTTGAAGCTAGCAATGATGAGGATGAAATAGACATACGAAGAACAGGTGAAACAATCTTCAAAGAAAATCCAACCGGTCAGGAAAATTGTCAACAAACAAATGATCAAGAGAACAACCATCAACCGCAGATTACACCACTGGCAGAAGAGGCAACAGAACAAGAAAATGACATCATTCCACCAACCGAGGAAGATCAATATGGACCATGTCTTCGGTGGAAAAAGGATCATCCACTCGAACTGGTCATTGGTAACCCTACTGCTCCTCTtagaactagaaatcaaatgataagtgaattttTGCAGGCTGCTTTCGTTTCTCAAATTGAACCCAAGAAAATTGATGATGCTCTTCTAGATACAAACTAG